GGCATTTATTATATTAGCACCTTAATTTCTTTTCGTCAACTCTTTTTTCGCTTTTTTCTTCTTTTTCTACAACTCTTCGCTCCTATGATCTTGTCCCGTGAACAAGCAACATTAGCATTATATACCATTTCCCCTGCTTTGAAAAATCGCAGCAATAAAAAGTGGCATATCCCTTAGTAAAACTGTATGACTGAATATGCCACTGATTCTGATACATCTTTGCCTGAATCACATATACAATCTTAAGAACAGCAGCAGCAGGAAACCTGGTATTCCAAGTATTCCGACTGTAAGAATAGAGCCGGGATTTATCCCGATTGTAATTCCTATGTAATGCCCGACGAGATTGAAAATAATGAGCCCGACAGTACCCGCGATACATGCCATGCAAATTTTCAGTAGTTTTTTTAACGGATTTGCAAATACTGCAAATATGAAAACAATGATAATGAAGCCGAAAATATAAGCGGTTATTGTCTGAAAGCTAACTCCGAATATCAATTTATCACCTCCGGAGCAAAATAAAGTAGGTATCCATATAAAATACCTACTATTAATATATATCCTTTTTTTGTTATTATGATAAAATTGCGTATTAAAGTGATGTAAAGTTTATATACTTTATATTTCTTTCCTTTGCTAATTTCATAAGATAAGAAATTCTTAATTTTATCGCATATTGCTCATAAATTGCATACTCTATAAGATCAGGATCATTTGCATTATCAAACAGCTTCTCTATAGCCTCCAGATCTTGATTCGCTTCTTTTACAGCCTCCACTATTCTTTCAGGTTCATCTGTCTTCGATAAACCATAATTTGCATCTCTCTTTGCAAATAATGATTTTAGTAATCCGCTCAAGCCTTTGCTTTCAGGCAATCCCAAGGATAAATTGTCCATACATATACCTCCAAATAGTTCTAAATGCTCCCAACGATCAAAATTGAAATCGTGGGCTTTTAGTTAAGCCGATTGTAAATTATAAGGCTTGTTCCCTTGCTGGCAACAATATGATTTAATTATGCAGAAAATACACATTACAAATTAAAGTTTTAATATTATCTGCCAGCAACTATCGGAAGCTTTATTTTATATATATGCTATTAAAGATACAAAATAAACTATGATTTACATAAAAAAACAAGGAGTATAAAAATATAATTTATTTAGCATATAGCATATATTATGCACATCGCTTCCATTTAACCATCAACCTTATTTTGCTAAATTGTTATATTATGTTTATATCCTAATTTTACATTTTTATACTTCTCGTTTTACGCAAATATTAAATTTACACATTTTTATTATAGATACCACTGTATTTCGGTATACGATATGGATCTTTTGAAAGCAAAGCCCTAACCTAATATAGATTTTATAATGTCCTTTCGCTAATCAATTTTTTATACCATAGGGCACTGTCTTTTAAAATCCTTTTCTGTGTTTTATAATCTACATAAACAATGCCAAAGCGTTTTGAATACCCATAGGCCCATTCGAAATTATCCATAAGCGACCACAGGAAATAACCTTTAAGGTTTCCCCCCTCTTCAATAAATCGACCCGCATTATGCAGATGTTCCTTAAGATATTCTACTCTTTCAGGGTCATGCACGTGACTATCAGTGGAAACCTTATCCTTAAATGCAGCACCGTTTTCTGTTATATACAAAGGAAGCTTACCTGTATATTCATTTTTGAGCCTTGTCAGGAGCAGATACAGCGACTCGGGGCTTATCTCCCAACCCATATCCGTCTTTTTGCCAGGTCCTTCCGAGAACTTAACATTAAACATCCCATCATTACCCTTTTCAACTATTGCTCTTGAATAATAATTGATGCCCAGAAAATCAACTTGCTGAGAGATAGTTTTAAGGTCGCCATTTCTTACGAAATCAAGCTCTCCGAAAATATCACCGATAAGCTTTTCTATATCCTTCGGATAAGCGCCTTTAAAAACAGGATCAAGGAACCATCTGTTTGAACATCCATCAGCTAGAACAGCAGCCTCTTTATCATCTTTGCTGTCAGTCTTTGGATATACAGGCGTAAGATTCAAGGTAATCCCAATTTTTGAATCATTTATGTTTAATTCTCTAAATGCATCTATGGCAGTTCCATGGGATAATAAAAGGTGATGGGCTGCAGTTAAAGCCTCTTTAAAATCCTTATGGCCCGGTGCATGAGCTCCTGTATAATATCCGAGAAATGAAGAACACCACGGCTCATTAAGGGTTATCCACATATCGATATATGACCCGAGCTCAGAAAACAGCTTTTCTGCATATTCTCCGTACCAATTTACAACATCCCTGTTAAGCCACCCTCCAATATCATCAAGCCACTGCGGAAGATCCCAGTGATAAATTGTAGCACATGGTTTTATGCCATTATTCAATAGTTCATCTACAAGCCTTTTATAAAAATCCAGTCCCTTTTGATTAAACTCTCCTTTTTGGGGGAATATCCTCGGCCATGCGATAGAAAATCTGTACGCATTTACACCTATGTCTTTCATCATTGAAACATCTTGCTTATATCTGTGATAGTGGTCGCAGGCAACGTCACCCGTAGCTCCGTTTAAAACCTTGCCTTCCTTTCTGCAAAATGTATCCCAGATGGACATGCCTCTTCCATCTTCATTATATGCTCCTTCCACCTGATATGATGCTGTGGCGGTTCCAAAGAGAAAATCTTTATCAAACTTTACCATTATTTCCCCTCCATATAATAAATTTGTCTAACCAATAAAATAATACCATATATTTATTTGACAATAAAGAATATTTTACCAGTACCTCGGTCAGGGTACATATTTTATATTTGAAGAATATTATTTCAATCGCTAAGCTCACAGTCTTAAGAGTCTGTAAACTTGTTCAGGACAGAATCAAAGTTTCAGTAAAGATAGACTTGCCATATTTGTGCTAAATTGTTAGAATTAATTAATAAATGATAATCGGAACCATACTTTTGCTCTCCGGGGTCAGCCTCATAAAAAGATGAAATGGAGTACTCCATTTCATCTTTTTACGGGAATCAGTTTACCACTTTCTTCCCGGATCTTCTGACATGTTGTTAACAGTTCCCTGAGGATAAAATACATTGACATGATCTACTCGGGGATCCGGATTATTTTTTGTTTCCTGTGGAAATATGAATTTAAGCTTATATTTGGAATTCATGACGTATCCTATTATATGCTCTTTATTGTAAATCTGGTCATATGCCGGCTTTCCAAGAACGCCTTCCACCTTTTTTAATGTTAATGTCTTAAGTCTGCTGTCATATGATCTCGATTCAAATATCTGTGAACCCTTATTAAACCCAAATACCACACCTTTCTTTTCATATGTGACATAAGTCCCCTTAGCTGATCCAACATAATCCTGGCTGTCAGGTTTCCCTAACTTTTTCATCATATCTTCGATTACAGTCTTGCCTGCAATGGCGTCGCTGTTTATAATCTTTCCATCCTTTGCCAGTTTAACAATAGTATCTATTAACTGTTTTTGAGTATCAACAACGGTTTTTTTGCTGTCATTTGAAATTTGCTGATTGTTATCCGCGTCTTTATTATTAGCCGTATTTTCATCATTCTGGGAAGTTCCGCTGTTTATATCTATTTCCGACTGGTTTTCACCGTTTTTATCCGTGCTATTATCATACTGATTCTGGTTCTCAATCTGCTGCTCGTTCTTTTTACTATCAATGACTTTTTTTGCATTGGTCAAGCCTACATACCCGATCACTAACGCGAGTATTATCGCAAGTATTGACCATAAAACAGACTTATTTTTAAACATCGATATCATAATTATTCTCCTTTTGATTTCGGATTTGCTTGCAATCCCGGCTGTGCCTGGTATTAAACCTCTATTTCCTGCCATTTGGGCAAGCTTTATTATGGTTTCTCCATATTTTTTCCATTCGTTTCCCCTTATATGATCTAAAACGTATTCATCACAGGCGATTTCCGAATCCTGCCTCATCTTGTGAAAAGCATACCAGATGACAGGATTAAACCAGTTTATAGCCTGCAAAACCAATATCAGCCAGTTTATCAATATATCCATTCGCCTGTAATGTGACAGTTCATGAATGAATACATATTTTATATCATTGGCGGACAATTTATCAAGCAGTCCATATGGTATCAGTATTCTGGGTTTGAAAATGCCCGTAATCGATGGTGTCATGACATCATCCGAAAAAATAACAGGTATATTGGCATCGATCCCCATATATTTTTTACAATCATTCAGTATTTCATTATTCTGTTGATCTTCAAGCATTATATTTGCTTTGGTGCTTTTAGTGAACCTCATATAAACGCTTATTGTCCATATTAAAAATATCAAAACTCCAATGATCCAGACAATACTTAAAATGTCATATATATAAAGGTTTTCAGCACTTTTATTTTCTATGCCGTCATCATGAGAAGACATATTATATGAACTTCGTATATTATCCGGAACAACATCGATATTTTCAGGATTCGAATCCCTGTTTATATATGTCCCGACATCATAGGATGCAGGCTTTAATAAATTATATATGCTGAAGTTGCTTTCAGGAAAATATGGCACCATAAGCCTTATAATCAAAATAAACCATATGAGATAATGCCATTTTGCCCTGAACTTTTGTCTGAATATTGCCTTTACTACAATAATCAATGCTGCAATAATGCTTCCCATCAGTGAAAGCGAAAGCACTTCCCTGAATACTGCCACAAAAATCATATACATCACCTGCTATTTTTTGTTTTTTCATCAAGGATTCCTTTAAGTTCATTGATTTCATCCTGCGAAAGCTTATCATCCTTTATAAAATTTGCAATTAACATGCGCAGTGAACCGCCGTAAACTTTCTTTAAAAACGTATTCGTTTCTTTCTTTACACATTCGTCTTCGGCAACCAACGGATAGTATTCATAAAATGCCGAACCCTTTAAAGCTCTGACCGCCCCTTTTTTCACCAACCTGTTTATAAGGGTATGAATGGTCTTAGGGCTCCATTTTGTGCTCTTTTTCAATTCTTTGATTATTTCAGACGCTGTAAGACGCGGCCTTTTCCATAAAACTTTCATAACCTGCCATTCTGCATCCGATATTTGAGGTAATTCATTCATCTTTATTTATTCTCCTTTGATCTATTCCATAATGTGGTTAAAAATATGCTATAGCTCTGTTAAAAGGTATGCCTTTCTTAACAGAGAGCCTGATAATATATTCTTGTAATTATATATTACATTTGTAATCTCTAAATGTAAAGTGTTATCGTGTTTATTTCTGAAAAATATTATGAACAAGGGACCCGCAGATACCGTTAGCACATATTCTTTTGAACTTCATAAAATATTATTATGTAAAAGAAATAGACTTCATATATCGTTATAAACGGGAGATGCTTATTATGTGCGGCATTACAGGATGGGTCAGTTTTAAAGAAAATATAAAAAATAATTTTAAAATAATAGAGGCTATGACGGATACATTAAAAAAAAGAGGACCTGATGATGCGGGAACATTCTTATCACCTCGCTGCCTGTTCGGGCACAGAAGGCTCATAGTCGTAGATCCGTCAGGCGGCAGGCAGCCTATGACAAAAGTAAAGGGTAAAAGCTCATATACATTAGTATACAATGGAGAACTATATAAC
Above is a window of Clostridiales bacterium DNA encoding:
- a CDS encoding M56 family metallopeptidase produces the protein MIFVAVFREVLSLSLMGSIIAALIIVVKAIFRQKFRAKWHYLIWFILIIRLMVPYFPESNFSIYNLLKPASYDVGTYINRDSNPENIDVVPDNIRSSYNMSSHDDGIENKSAENLYIYDILSIVWIIGVLIFLIWTISVYMRFTKSTKANIMLEDQQNNEILNDCKKYMGIDANIPVIFSDDVMTPSITGIFKPRILIPYGLLDKLSANDIKYVFIHELSHYRRMDILINWLILVLQAINWFNPVIWYAFHKMRQDSEIACDEYVLDHIRGNEWKKYGETIIKLAQMAGNRGLIPGTAGIASKSEIKRRIIMISMFKNKSVLWSILAIILALVIGYVGLTNAKKVIDSKKNEQQIENQNQYDNSTDKNGENQSEIDINSGTSQNDENTANNKDADNNQQISNDSKKTVVDTQKQLIDTIVKLAKDGKIINSDAIAGKTVIEDMMKKLGKPDSQDYVGSAKGTYVTYEKKGVVFGFNKGSQIFESRSYDSRLKTLTLKKVEGVLGKPAYDQIYNKEHIIGYVMNSKYKLKFIFPQETKNNPDPRVDHVNVFYPQGTVNNMSEDPGRKW
- a CDS encoding DUF2508 family protein, producing MDNLSLGLPESKGLSGLLKSLFAKRDANYGLSKTDEPERIVEAVKEANQDLEAIEKLFDNANDPDLIEYAIYEQYAIKLRISYLMKLAKERNIKYINFTSL
- a CDS encoding GH1 family beta-glucosidase, with the protein product MVKFDKDFLFGTATASYQVEGAYNEDGRGMSIWDTFCRKEGKVLNGATGDVACDHYHRYKQDVSMMKDIGVNAYRFSIAWPRIFPQKGEFNQKGLDFYKRLVDELLNNGIKPCATIYHWDLPQWLDDIGGWLNRDVVNWYGEYAEKLFSELGSYIDMWITLNEPWCSSFLGYYTGAHAPGHKDFKEALTAAHHLLLSHGTAIDAFRELNINDSKIGITLNLTPVYPKTDSKDDKEAAVLADGCSNRWFLDPVFKGAYPKDIEKLIGDIFGELDFVRNGDLKTISQQVDFLGINYYSRAIVEKGNDGMFNVKFSEGPGKKTDMGWEISPESLYLLLTRLKNEYTGKLPLYITENGAAFKDKVSTDSHVHDPERVEYLKEHLHNAGRFIEEGGNLKGYFLWSLMDNFEWAYGYSKRFGIVYVDYKTQKRILKDSALWYKKLISERTL
- a CDS encoding BlaI/MecI/CopY family transcriptional regulator, whose translation is MNELPQISDAEWQVMKVLWKRPRLTASEIIKELKKSTKWSPKTIHTLINRLVKKGAVRALKGSAFYEYYPLVAEDECVKKETNTFLKKVYGGSLRMLIANFIKDDKLSQDEINELKGILDEKTKNSR
- a CDS encoding pro-sigmaK processing inhibitor BofA family protein, which codes for MIFGVSFQTITAYIFGFIIIVFIFAVFANPLKKLLKICMACIAGTVGLIIFNLVGHYIGITIGINPGSILTVGILGIPGFLLLLFLRLYM